A DNA window from Phragmites australis chromosome 11, lpPhrAust1.1, whole genome shotgun sequence contains the following coding sequences:
- the LOC133884290 gene encoding leucine-rich repeat extensin-like protein 4, translating into MRRRPPFHGNVAAAAAAVLLLLLSPVPTSQLGLGGAISAWINGTPPPPPPSPASSSSPAQGQSQEYAALQALKAAVTEDPRDALSSWKGANVCAYKGVYCSAPPDGAAASGASTVVAGIDLNHANLRGTLPDAVSLLAHLTFLHLNSNRLAGAVPDALRGLQYLTELDLSNNLFSGPFPASTLLIPSLVYLDLRFNAFSGELPPEVFVKNLDAVFLNNNQFEGQIPETLWSSPATVITLANNRFTGPVPVAYGYSSGRVREVLFLNNNLTGCVPEALGFLPCIQVLDLSYNALSGHLPSTLSCLSGIEVLNIAHNQLTGELPDLLCDLRRITNLSVSFNFFSGISQRCDRLVGRSIFDFVGNCVPGRGMQRPQPECDDFPGDGGLSCLRIPGVRSVGCAEAAVSIGVGVGVGGLPFGLPGAAAGGVVTVTVP; encoded by the coding sequence ATGAGGCGGCGGCCACCTTTCCATGGCaatgtcgccgccgccgccgccgctgtgctcctgctgctgctgtcgcCCGTCCCGACGTCCCAGCTCGGCCTCGGCGGCGCCATTAGCGCCTGGATCAACGgaacgccaccgccgccgcctcctagtccagcctcctcgtcctcgcccGCGCAGGGCCAGAGCCAGGAATATGCGGCGCTGCAGGCGCTGAAGGCGGCCGTCACTGAGGATCCCCGCGACGCGCTGTCGTCGTGGAAGGGCGCCAACGTCTGCGCCTACAAGGGCGTCTACTGCTCCGCGCCGCCAGACGGCGCCGCTGCATCGGGAGCGTCCACGGTGGTCGCGGGCATTGACCTCAACCACGCCAACCTCCGGGGCACGCTCCCTGACGCCGTCTCCCTCCTCGCGCACCTTACGTTCCTCCACCTCAACAGCAAccgcctcgccggcgccgtccCCGACGCGCTCCGGGGCCTGCAGTACCTCACCGAGCTCGACCTCAGCAACAACCTCTTCTCAGGTCCCTTCCCCGCGTCCACGCTGCTCATCCCCTCGCTCGTGTACCTCGACCTCCGCTTCAACGCCTTCTCCGGCGAGCTCCCGCCCGAGGTCTTCGTCAAGAACCTGGACGCCGTGTTCCTCAACAACAACCAGTTCGAAGGCCAGATCCCGGAGACGCTGTGGTCGTCCCCGGCCACGGTCATCACGCTGGCGAACAACCGGTTCACTGGCCCCGTGCCGGTCGCCTACGGGTACAGCAGCGGCCGGGTCCGTGAGGTGCTGTTCCTGAACAACAACCTCACGGGCTGCGTCCCGGAGGCGCTGGGGTTCCTGCCGTGCATCCAGGTGCTGGACCTGAGCTATAACGCGCTGTCGGGCCACCTGCCGAGCACGCTCTCCTGCCTGTCGGGCATCGAGGTGCTCAACATCGCGCACAACCAGCTCACCGGCGAGCTCCCGGACCTGCTGTGCGACCTGCGGCGGATCACGAACCTGTCCGTGTCGTTCAACTTCTTCTCCGGGATCAGCCAGCGCTGCGACCGGCTGGTGGGCAGGAGCATTTTCGACTTCGTGGGCAACTGCGTGCCCGGGCGGGGCATGCAGCGGCCGCAGCCCGAGTGCGACGACTTCCCCGGCGACGGCGGGCTGAGCTGCCTCCGCATCCCCGGGGTGCGGTCCGTCGGGTGCGCCGAGGCCGCTGTCTCtatcggcgtcggcgtcggcgtcgggggCCTGCCGTTCGGGCTgccaggcgccgccgccgggggcGTGGTCACCGTCACCGTGCCCTGA